The following coding sequences lie in one Ictalurus furcatus strain D&B chromosome 7, Billie_1.0, whole genome shotgun sequence genomic window:
- the LOC128609633 gene encoding cilia- and flagella-associated protein 57-like isoform X1, with product MSEENPISYLKKKKVELEKFKFRLENKVTELKKQLEPRENEVKEMKEQVYEMEAELEQFREKCTRLHRTISELKLKLKVTTEERQKERQRVRELEAVLHRFKTDLHNCVGFIQEPG from the exons ATGAGTGAg GAAAACCCCATCTCCTATcttaagaagaagaaagttgAGCTGGAGAAGTTCAAATTCAGGCTGGAAAACAAGGTCACGGAGCTGAAGAAGCAACTCGAACCACGAGAGAATGAAGTGAAGGAGATGAAGGAGCAGGTCTATGAG ATGGAGGCTGAGCTGGAGCAGTTCCGTGAAAAGTGCACTCGGCTGCATCGTACCATCtctgagctgaagctgaagctcAAAGTCACGACCgaagagaggcagaaagagaggcagagg GTCCGAGAATTAGAAGCTGTACTGCACAGGTTTAAGACCGATCTTCACAACTGTGTGGGCTTCATCCAGGAGCCTGGGTAG
- the LOC128609633 gene encoding cilia- and flagella-associated protein 57-like isoform X2 produces MSEENPISYLKKKKVELEKFKFRLENKVTELKKQLEPRENEVKEMKEQVYEMEAELEQFREKCTRLHRTISELKLKLKVTTEERQKERQRCSV; encoded by the exons ATGAGTGAg GAAAACCCCATCTCCTATcttaagaagaagaaagttgAGCTGGAGAAGTTCAAATTCAGGCTGGAAAACAAGGTCACGGAGCTGAAGAAGCAACTCGAACCACGAGAGAATGAAGTGAAGGAGATGAAGGAGCAGGTCTATGAG ATGGAGGCTGAGCTGGAGCAGTTCCGTGAAAAGTGCACTCGGCTGCATCGTACCATCtctgagctgaagctgaagctcAAAGTCACGACCgaagagaggcagaaagagaggcagagg TGTTCTGTGTAA